The sequence below is a genomic window from Sphingobacterium sp. ML3W.
AATCCTGAATGACTCGGTACAAAAACAATTTTTCCATTTGTAGCTACAGCTGATGGGGTCAATTCGTAAGGAAGTTTTAAACTTGATTTCCATGACACTTGCATTTCACGTCCTTTTGTTGAAACACCAAGCAAATCACCGTCCATCGTTTTCACATAAACATATTTATGATTAGCAGAAAGCCCCATAGACTCTCTCACCCGGATAGGATCTTTCTTCTCTCTCCATATCACCTCACCATCTTTTGCATTTAATGCGGTCATAAAGCGATCTGGAGCGACTACAAAAATGGTATTATTCACCGCAACAGGATAACAAGCTGCTGCTGAAAACATACGATTAGCATGACCATTGTTCCATTCCCATTCCAAAGCTCCTGACTTAGCATTTAAAGCATAAAAACCATTACCCCATGAACCAAAAATAATTAAACCTTGATAGTAGGTTGGAAGTGTAGACACATAACCTTTTACGCCATTGAAGTTCCATTTCTGTTTTCCAGTCATGACCTCCAGCGCTCTGAAAACCCCATCTGATCCACCAATATATGCTGTACCATTATGAATCAAAGGCGACCCCAACACCTCCTTTTCTGTTTTGACTTTCCATTTCAACAAACCAGTCTCCGCATCCAATCCATAGATATGATGATCAGAAGAACCAACCACTGCAACTCCTTTCCATGTAGCAGGTGTAGCATAAACTTTACCCCCAGTTTTGAATGACCACTTCTTTTCCCCTGTCTTACTATCTAAAGCAAAAATTTCACCTGAAGTATTTGCTGTTATAAGCAAGTTCTTATAAAGAGACATTCCAGCTCCAATATCACTTGCATCTTGAAATTCCCAATCTACAGCAACTTGCGCTGCATATTTATCATTGACAGTGTAATTTGGTCGAGGATATTTTGTTTTATCCAATTCAAAGTGATGGTTCTTTAATGCAATCACTGCCCAAGGATCCAAATATATCCCCTCAACTGTACGTTCTTGATAAGTAGCCTTACCCTGGTCTATTGTCACAATATTATAACCCCCAAATTCGCTTTTTGCTCGCAAGTTCGACCTACCCATTACACCCGGAATTCCTTCCCAATCATATACTTTATTCGTATGCCCATGTCCACAAAAAGCCAACTGTACATTTCTAGACTTCACCCGATCCAAAGCTTCAAACCAATTATTCAAAGAAGAATCTTGTGGATAATGATTGATATAAATTAAGGGAGTATTACGATCAGGATTCGCATTAAAAATAGAGTCCATCCAAACCAGATTCTCTCGCGGAATCTGACCTGGGCTCATCCGCATATTCGGTCCTGAGTTCGTCCCCAAAAACATAAAACCTTTGTGTTTAAAAAAAAACGTTTCTCCTCCAAAAACACGTCGGAAACTATTAGCTCCATTTTCAGACCAATTACCATCATGGTTACCAGGAATCACATACCATGGCAATACAAGACTATCTAAAATTCGCTTTGCCAACTCC
It includes:
- a CDS encoding PQQ-binding-like beta-propeller repeat protein, whose protein sequence is MMKRTYSIICTLIFAFNFLNAQTFKFAHVTDTHVGGATGEEDLRRTVKDLNTLKDIDFVILSGDITEFGADDELELAKRILDSLVLPWYVIPGNHDGNWSENGANSFRRVFGGETFFFKHKGFMFLGTNSGPNMRMSPGQIPRENLVWMDSIFNANPDRNTPLIYINHYPQDSSLNNWFEALDRVKSRNVQLAFCGHGHTNKVYDWEGIPGVMGRSNLRAKSEFGGYNIVTIDQGKATYQERTVEGIYLDPWAVIALKNHHFELDKTKYPRPNYTVNDKYAAQVAVDWEFQDASDIGAGMSLYKNLLITANTSGEIFALDSKTGEKKWSFKTGGKVYATPATWKGVAVVGSSDHHIYGLDAETGLLKWKVKTEKEVLGSPLIHNGTAYIGGSDGVFRALEVMTGKQKWNFNGVKGYVSTLPTYYQGLIIFGSWGNGFYALNAKSGALEWEWNNGHANRMFSAAACYPVAVNNTIFVVAPDRFMTALNAKDGEVIWREKKDPIRVRESMGLSANHKYVYVKTMDGDLLGVSTKGREMQVSWKSSLKLPYELTPSAVATNGKIVFVPSHSGLLSAVDAKSGAVLWQYKISNGMVNPMLVLGNKEIVCSTMDGKIVKLKF